One part of the Paraburkholderia flagellata genome encodes these proteins:
- a CDS encoding heme biosynthesis protein HemY, protein MAIRGLLWLALLFAIAVALATVGRFDTGQVLLVYPPYRVDVSLNLFVVGIVVAFLLLYAILRFARNIVTMPRRVTAYRARMRAEKANSALRDAVGNLYAGRFSRAEKAARDSLADVKNTSAAGLIAATAAHRLHEYARRDEWLTQVDDPDLQEARLMATADMRADGRDADGALAALTEMRTQGGRRIHAQQIALRAQQQLKNWSEVLKLVKTLEKREALHPAVAVRLRQLAAENLLRDRRHNADALLELWQSLSNVERHSPRLADCAAELLIALDRQADARKIVEEALAQNWDARLLRRYPDTAGSDALPLIQKAEAWRKERPEDGDLLFALGRLCLKQQLWGKAQSFLEAALKSADATHNEPLKIRSHRALARLHEQLGDGEKAASHYRESALSMNVV, encoded by the coding sequence ATGGCGATCCGTGGACTCCTCTGGCTCGCGCTTCTCTTCGCGATTGCCGTCGCGCTCGCGACCGTCGGGCGTTTCGACACCGGGCAGGTGCTGCTCGTCTATCCGCCGTATCGCGTGGACGTCTCGCTCAACCTGTTCGTGGTCGGCATCGTGGTGGCCTTCCTGCTGCTGTACGCGATCCTGCGCTTCGCGCGCAACATCGTGACAATGCCGCGCCGCGTCACCGCCTACCGCGCGCGCATGCGCGCCGAGAAGGCGAACTCGGCGCTGCGCGACGCCGTGGGCAATCTCTACGCGGGCCGCTTCTCGCGCGCCGAGAAGGCCGCGCGCGATTCGCTCGCCGACGTCAAGAACACGAGCGCCGCGGGCCTGATCGCCGCGACGGCCGCGCATCGTCTGCATGAATACGCGCGCCGCGACGAATGGCTCACCCAGGTCGACGACCCCGATCTCCAGGAAGCGCGCCTCATGGCGACCGCCGACATGCGGGCCGACGGCCGCGACGCCGATGGCGCACTCGCCGCGCTCACCGAAATGCGCACGCAGGGCGGCCGCCGCATCCACGCGCAGCAGATCGCGCTGCGCGCCCAGCAGCAGCTGAAGAACTGGAGCGAAGTGCTCAAGCTCGTGAAGACGCTGGAAAAGCGCGAGGCGCTGCACCCGGCTGTGGCCGTGCGTCTGCGCCAGCTCGCGGCGGAAAACCTGCTGCGCGACCGCCGTCACAACGCCGACGCGCTGCTCGAACTGTGGCAGTCGCTCTCGAACGTCGAGCGCCACTCGCCGCGTCTGGCCGATTGCGCCGCCGAGCTGCTAATCGCGCTCGATCGCCAGGCCGACGCGCGCAAGATCGTTGAGGAAGCGCTCGCGCAGAACTGGGACGCGCGCCTCTTGCGCCGCTATCCGGATACCGCGGGCAGCGACGCGCTGCCGCTCATCCAGAAGGCCGAGGCGTGGCGCAAGGAGCGCCCCGAGGACGGCGACCTTCTGTTCGCACTGGGCCGTCTGTGCCTGAAGCAGCAGCTGTGGGGCAAAGCGCAGTCGTTCCTCGAAGCGGCGCTCAAGTCCGCCGACGCAACGCACAACGAGCCACTCAAGATCCGCTCGCATCGCGCACTCGCGCGCCTGCACGAGCAGCTCGGCGACGGCGAGAAGGCGGCTTCGCACTATCGTGAAAGTGCACTGTCGATGAACGTGGTTTGA
- the hemDX gene encoding fused uroporphyrinogen-III synthase HemD/membrane protein HemX, producing MTAGPWQPRGNAGQPDEWGGPGDASTGAKRAPSASGDSGNDGNSGDRAFTVVITRPAGQSDGLAGRLAQHGMRTLDFPLIAIAPVIDEAPLRAALGALERYAFVVFVSPNAVDRAFACYASVSSIWPPALPVAVVGPASVAALARHGVAAPEHRVVSPAGAEEEEPARFDSESLYAALEKSFGANAFAGKRVLIVRGDGGREWLAERLREAGAEVETVAAYRRVVPEPPIAAWTQVHALLEGAPHAWLVTSSEGVRNLDELAREHLTAGEIVELRHAPLVAPHPRIAETARSMGFDRITVSGAGDERIVETLLGLASSVVQPVQNTPAQAPANPRMTDSNNSSSTANQGAVATGAAVSSSSASATGSASARPTYASSGAGSSAPLSQPPGAARRGAGSALLWLVVVLIAAGAGAGGYALNRKLDRLDTQLAQRQQAGEQQIAALRARTDEAVSGAQQLDKQITQLEGKIADAQNSQQALAQQYADLSKSRDDWTLAEVGQMLSSASEQLQLTGNTQLALFALQSADTRLAASDNAQAIAVRKAIAQDIDKLKAAPSTDLTGLAIKLDTALGQIDSLPLSGEAIVAHTKPEAAQPADIAQVAAATNQAKWKVWIDTFVDGVGKQIASLVQVRRIDNADAMLVSPDQGYFVRQNLKLRLLSARLSLLSRNQDTLKSDLAAADATLARYFDGASKDTQTVRELLKEVNDGSAAVALPTLDTSLKAIQQYRSRG from the coding sequence ATGACGGCCGGCCCCTGGCAACCGCGCGGCAACGCCGGCCAGCCCGACGAGTGGGGCGGCCCAGGCGACGCCTCCACAGGCGCGAAGCGTGCGCCATCCGCAAGCGGCGATAGCGGCAACGACGGCAACAGTGGTGACAGGGCGTTCACCGTCGTCATTACCCGGCCGGCCGGTCAGTCGGATGGTCTCGCCGGGCGACTCGCGCAGCATGGCATGCGTACGCTCGACTTCCCGCTCATCGCCATTGCGCCCGTGATCGACGAAGCGCCGTTGCGCGCCGCGCTCGGCGCGCTCGAGCGCTATGCGTTCGTCGTGTTCGTTTCGCCGAATGCCGTCGATCGCGCGTTTGCATGCTATGCCTCCGTGTCCTCGATCTGGCCGCCCGCGCTGCCCGTGGCCGTGGTAGGCCCGGCGAGCGTGGCCGCGCTCGCGCGTCACGGCGTCGCCGCGCCCGAGCATCGCGTGGTGAGCCCTGCGGGCGCGGAGGAAGAAGAGCCTGCGCGTTTCGATTCGGAGTCGCTTTACGCGGCGCTCGAAAAGTCCTTTGGCGCGAACGCCTTTGCGGGCAAGCGCGTGCTGATCGTGCGCGGCGACGGCGGCCGAGAGTGGCTCGCCGAGCGCCTGCGCGAAGCGGGCGCCGAGGTGGAGACAGTGGCCGCTTACCGTCGCGTTGTTCCGGAGCCGCCCATCGCCGCGTGGACACAGGTCCACGCGCTGCTCGAAGGCGCGCCGCACGCCTGGCTCGTCACGAGCTCCGAAGGCGTGCGCAACCTCGACGAGCTTGCGCGCGAGCACCTCACGGCGGGCGAGATCGTCGAACTGCGCCACGCGCCGCTCGTCGCTCCCCATCCGCGGATCGCCGAGACGGCGCGCTCAATGGGTTTTGATAGGATTACGGTGTCCGGCGCGGGCGACGAACGCATCGTCGAGACGCTGCTTGGCCTCGCTTCTTCCGTTGTTCAACCGGTTCAGAACACTCCGGCCCAAGCGCCGGCCAACCCACGCATGACAGATTCGAACAACTCAAGCAGCACAGCAAACCAGGGCGCTGTCGCCACGGGCGCGGCGGTTTCCTCCAGCAGCGCGTCGGCTACGGGCAGCGCGTCGGCGCGGCCGACGTATGCGTCGTCGGGCGCGGGTTCTTCCGCGCCGCTGAGCCAGCCGCCGGGCGCGGCACGCCGCGGCGCGGGCTCGGCGCTGCTGTGGCTCGTCGTGGTGCTGATCGCGGCGGGCGCGGGAGCGGGTGGCTATGCGCTGAACCGCAAGCTCGACCGGCTCGACACGCAACTCGCGCAGCGCCAGCAGGCAGGCGAACAGCAAATCGCCGCGCTGCGCGCGCGTACCGACGAGGCCGTCTCGGGCGCACAGCAGCTCGACAAGCAGATCACCCAGCTCGAAGGCAAGATCGCCGACGCGCAGAATTCGCAGCAGGCGCTCGCGCAGCAATACGCCGATCTTTCGAAGAGCCGCGACGACTGGACGCTCGCCGAAGTCGGCCAGATGCTTTCGAGCGCGAGCGAACAGCTCCAGCTAACGGGCAACACGCAGCTCGCGCTCTTCGCGCTGCAAAGCGCCGACACGCGCCTCGCCGCCTCGGACAACGCGCAGGCCATCGCCGTGCGCAAGGCCATCGCACAGGACATCGACAAGCTCAAGGCCGCGCCGTCCACGGACTTGACGGGCCTCGCCATCAAGCTCGACACCGCGCTCGGCCAGATCGACTCGCTGCCGCTCTCGGGTGAAGCGATCGTCGCGCATACGAAGCCCGAGGCTGCTCAGCCCGCCGATATCGCGCAGGTCGCCGCCGCGACCAACCAGGCGAAATGGAAAGTGTGGATCGACACGTTCGTCGACGGCGTGGGCAAGCAGATTGCGAGCCTCGTGCAGGTGCGCCGCATCGACAACGCGGACGCCATGCTCGTTTCGCCCGATCAAGGCTATTTCGTGCGTCAGAACCTGAAGCTGCGCTTGCTCTCGGCGCGCCTCTCGCTGCTCTCACGCAACCAGGACACGCTCAAGTCCGACCTCGCGGCCGCCGACGCCACGCTTGCGCGCTACTTCGACGGCGCCTCGAAAGACACGCAAACCGTGCGAGAACTGCTCAAGGAAGTGAACGATGGCTCGGCCGCCGTCGCGCTGCCCACGCTCGACACGAGCCTGAAGGCGATCCAGCAATACCGGAGCCGGGGGTAA
- a CDS encoding MFS transporter, with amino-acid sequence MASPANHLPHAGAGAPPSAFEEATYRKVAWRLIPLLMLCYVVAYLDRVNVGFAKLQMSSALNLSDAVYGFGAGIFFVGYFLFEVPSNVILHRVGARVWIARIMVTWGLVSILTMFVTTPTMFYVMRFLLGLCEAGFFPGIILYLTYWYPAHRRGRMTTWFMTAIALSGVIGGPVSGWILKSFDGANGWQGWQWLFLLEGLPSVIVGVLVFFVLDDRIGKAKWLTEDERALLERNIAAEDATKEDLPLMTVFTSARVLVMSLTYFSFVMGLYGVSFWLPTIIKATGVKDALTIGLLSAIPFAAAVVGMVLVAKSADRTRERRWHIAVPAAIGALGLVLSVTWAHDTTLAMTALTIATMGILTTLPLFWSLPTAWLAGTGAAAGIALINSIGNLAGFLSPYAVGWLKEATKANDSGMYMLAAFMILGGLLALSAPAKLVNR; translated from the coding sequence ATGGCCAGTCCAGCGAATCACCTGCCGCACGCGGGAGCGGGCGCACCGCCCTCCGCATTCGAAGAAGCCACGTATCGCAAAGTCGCGTGGCGGCTCATTCCGCTTCTCATGCTGTGTTACGTGGTCGCGTATCTGGACCGCGTGAACGTGGGCTTCGCCAAGCTGCAGATGAGTTCGGCGCTCAATCTCTCCGATGCGGTGTATGGCTTCGGTGCGGGCATTTTCTTCGTCGGTTACTTTCTGTTCGAAGTGCCAAGCAATGTGATCCTGCATCGCGTAGGCGCGCGCGTGTGGATCGCGCGCATCATGGTCACGTGGGGCCTCGTCTCGATCCTGACGATGTTCGTCACCACGCCCACCATGTTCTACGTGATGCGCTTTCTGCTCGGCCTGTGCGAGGCGGGCTTCTTCCCCGGCATCATCCTCTACCTCACCTACTGGTATCCGGCGCACCGGCGCGGGCGCATGACCACGTGGTTCATGACGGCCATTGCGCTTTCGGGCGTGATCGGCGGGCCGGTGTCGGGCTGGATTCTCAAGTCCTTCGACGGCGCGAACGGCTGGCAGGGCTGGCAGTGGCTGTTCCTGCTCGAAGGGTTGCCCTCGGTGATCGTCGGGGTGCTGGTGTTCTTCGTGCTCGACGACCGCATCGGCAAGGCTAAATGGCTCACCGAAGACGAGCGCGCGCTGCTCGAACGCAACATCGCCGCTGAGGACGCCACCAAGGAAGACCTGCCGCTCATGACGGTGTTCACGAGCGCGCGCGTGCTCGTCATGAGCCTCACCTACTTCTCGTTCGTGATGGGCCTCTACGGTGTGAGCTTCTGGCTGCCCACCATCATCAAGGCGACGGGCGTGAAGGACGCGCTCACGATCGGCCTGCTGTCGGCCATTCCGTTCGCAGCGGCCGTGGTCGGCATGGTGCTGGTGGCCAAGAGCGCCGACCGCACGCGTGAGCGCCGCTGGCACATCGCCGTGCCGGCCGCCATCGGCGCGCTCGGCCTCGTCCTTTCGGTCACGTGGGCGCACGACACCACGCTCGCCATGACGGCGCTCACGATCGCGACCATGGGCATCCTCACCACGCTGCCGCTGTTCTGGAGCCTGCCCACGGCCTGGCTCGCGGGCACGGGCGCGGCTGCCGGCATCGCGCTCATCAACTCGATCGGCAATCTCGCAGGCTTCCTGAGCCCGTATGCGGTGGGCTGGCTCAAAGAGGCCACGAAGGCCAACGATTCGGGCATGTACATGCTCGCGGCGTTCATGATCCTGGGCGGCCTGCTCGCACTTTCCGCTCCGGCGAAACTCGTGAACCGCTGA
- the hemC gene encoding hydroxymethylbilane synthase, producing the protein MNSETLSAPMPRTLVIASRESRLAMWQAEHVQAALHKLYPACDVKIVGMTTRGDQILDRTLSKVGGKGLFVKELEQALAEGRADLAVHSLKDVPMELPEGFTLAAIMEREDPRDAFVSNDYDSLAALPAGSVVGTSSLRRESMIRARYPHLDVKPLRGNLDTRLAKLDRGDYAAIILAAAGLKRLGLGARIRALIEPEDSLPAAGQGALGIEICADRADLAAWLAPLHDDATAKAVEAERMVSRALGGSCTVPLAAYAQWHDGKLALRGTIATPDASRVLAAQEATAASTVDDAVALGRRVADDLIAQGALEIVRALADAAQAVDGPNTAPGTATNNPTGAGEGPASR; encoded by the coding sequence ATGAACTCCGAGACGTTATCCGCGCCCATGCCCCGCACCCTGGTGATCGCTTCGCGGGAGAGCCGCCTCGCGATGTGGCAGGCAGAGCATGTGCAAGCTGCGCTGCACAAATTATATCCAGCCTGCGACGTGAAGATTGTTGGAATGACGACACGCGGCGATCAAATTCTCGACCGCACGCTCTCGAAGGTGGGCGGCAAGGGCCTTTTCGTGAAGGAACTGGAGCAGGCACTGGCCGAGGGCCGTGCCGATCTCGCCGTGCACTCGCTCAAGGACGTGCCGATGGAGTTGCCCGAAGGCTTCACGCTCGCGGCCATCATGGAGCGCGAAGACCCGCGCGACGCGTTCGTCTCCAACGACTACGATTCGCTTGCCGCACTGCCGGCAGGCAGCGTGGTTGGGACGTCCAGTCTGCGCCGCGAGTCGATGATCCGCGCGCGCTATCCGCATCTCGATGTGAAGCCGTTGCGCGGCAATCTCGACACACGCCTCGCCAAACTCGACCGCGGCGATTACGCGGCCATCATTCTCGCGGCTGCGGGCTTGAAGCGTCTTGGCCTCGGCGCGCGCATCCGCGCGCTCATCGAGCCCGAGGACAGCTTGCCGGCGGCGGGCCAGGGCGCGCTTGGCATCGAGATTTGCGCTGACCGCGCCGATCTCGCCGCATGGCTCGCGCCGCTGCACGACGACGCCACCGCCAAGGCCGTCGAGGCCGAGCGCATGGTTTCGCGCGCGCTGGGCGGCAGTTGCACGGTGCCGCTCGCGGCCTACGCGCAATGGCACGACGGCAAGCTCGCGCTGCGCGGCACGATCGCCACGCCCGACGCGAGCCGCGTGCTCGCGGCGCAGGAGGCCACTGCGGCGTCCACGGTCGACGATGCCGTAGCGCTCGGCCGCCGCGTTGCCGACGACCTCATTGCGCAAGGTGCGCTCGAGATCGTCCGGGCGCTTGCCGATGCGGCCCAGGCGGTCGATGGCCCGAATACGGCACCCGGCACCGCCACGAACAACCCAACCGGGGCGGGCGAAGGCCCGGCCTCCCGATGA
- the ppc gene encoding phosphoenolpyruvate carboxylase, producing the protein MKSSGSARAERRNTASQNATSKAASATPSTKPAKTTKTTKTTKSTTTKPATQTRQAAEAVKTPKAAKAPKAANAPKAGASRNGRARDDKDQPLFEDIRYLGRVLGDVLREQEGDAVFDMVESIRKTAVRFRREDDSADALALEKQLRALSPEQTVSVVRAFSYFSHLANIAEDRHRNRRRRIHDLAGSAPQAGTFAHSLERLAQAGAAATPVLQQFFNDALIVPVLTAHPTEVQRKSTLDSQHDIARLLAERDQPLTHRELEHNESLLRARVTSLWQTRMLRDSRLTVGDEIENALSYYHTTFLTEIPALYSEIETQLKEHGLSARLPAFFQMGSWIGGDRDGNPNVTAATLEEASERQAQVILQHYLDEVHRLGAELSVSNLLAGASDELKALAEASPDQSPHRVDEPYRRALIGVYTRLAASARVRLGEGVVAVRSAGRNAAPVRAKPYADADEFSRDLHILMDSLAEHHGASLATTRLAPLMRAVDVFGFHLASIDLRQSSDIHEAVITELLARAGVEADYAALSEEDKQIVLLAQLADPRTLRSPYLDYSDLVKSELGVLEMARVTREKFGARAVRNYIISHTETVSDLLEVMLLQKETGLMSGRLGYAEDPAKAALMVIPLFETIPDLRHAPGIMRDLLALPGIDGIVEHQGNEQEIMLGYSDSNKDGGFLTSNWELYRAELALVALYKQRGITLRLFHGRGGTVGRGGGPTYNAILSQPPGTVEGQIRLTEQGEVIASKFGNPEIGRRNLETVIAATLEATLLPMGGASSAPDQLPAFEETMQSLSDAAMAAYRSLVYETPGFTDYFFASTPITEIAELNIGSRPASRKLQDPKNRKIDDLRAIPWGFSWGQCRLLLTGWYGFGSAVASYLDDAGSDAERARRLAMFKKMYKTWPFFSNLLSNMDMTLAKTDLAVASRYAQLVADKKLRKLVFERIVAEWERTTKVLAEITGAAERLADNPLLARSIKNRFPYLDPLNHLQVELIKRYRAGDPSPRVRRGIHLTINGIAAGLRNTG; encoded by the coding sequence GTGAAGTCTTCAGGCTCGGCGCGCGCAGAGCGCCGCAACACCGCATCGCAGAACGCAACTTCGAAGGCCGCATCGGCCACGCCGTCGACGAAACCGGCGAAAACAACGAAGACCACGAAGACCACGAAATCCACCACGACCAAACCGGCGACCCAGACCAGGCAGGCCGCCGAGGCTGTCAAGACGCCGAAGGCCGCAAAAGCCCCGAAAGCGGCGAACGCCCCGAAAGCGGGCGCCTCGCGCAATGGGCGCGCGCGCGACGACAAGGACCAGCCGCTCTTCGAGGACATCAGGTATCTCGGCCGCGTGCTCGGCGACGTGCTGCGCGAGCAGGAAGGCGACGCCGTGTTCGACATGGTGGAATCCATTCGTAAGACCGCCGTGCGCTTTCGCCGCGAGGACGACAGCGCCGACGCGCTCGCGCTCGAAAAGCAGCTGCGCGCGCTCTCGCCCGAGCAGACCGTGAGCGTCGTGCGCGCCTTCAGCTACTTCTCGCATCTCGCGAACATCGCTGAAGATCGCCACCGCAACCGCCGCCGCCGCATTCACGACCTCGCGGGCTCGGCGCCGCAAGCGGGCACCTTCGCGCATTCGCTCGAACGTCTGGCGCAAGCGGGCGCGGCCGCGACGCCGGTGCTCCAGCAGTTCTTCAACGACGCGCTGATCGTGCCCGTGCTCACCGCGCACCCGACCGAAGTGCAGCGCAAGAGCACGCTCGACTCGCAGCACGACATCGCGCGCCTGCTCGCCGAGCGCGACCAGCCGCTCACGCACCGCGAACTCGAGCACAACGAGTCGCTGCTGCGCGCACGCGTGACGTCGCTCTGGCAAACGCGCATGCTGCGTGACTCGCGCCTGACTGTCGGCGACGAAATCGAGAACGCGCTCTCGTATTACCACACGACCTTCCTCACCGAGATCCCCGCGCTATACAGCGAGATCGAAACGCAGTTGAAGGAACACGGCCTTTCGGCGCGCCTGCCCGCTTTCTTCCAGATGGGCAGCTGGATCGGCGGCGACCGCGACGGCAACCCGAACGTCACCGCCGCCACGCTCGAAGAAGCGAGCGAGCGCCAGGCCCAGGTGATCCTCCAGCATTACCTCGACGAAGTGCACCGTCTGGGCGCCGAGCTTTCGGTGTCGAACCTGCTTGCGGGCGCGAGCGACGAACTGAAGGCGCTGGCCGAGGCCTCGCCCGACCAGTCGCCGCATCGCGTGGACGAGCCGTATCGCCGAGCGCTGATCGGCGTGTACACGCGCCTCGCCGCGAGCGCGCGCGTGCGTCTCGGTGAAGGCGTGGTGGCCGTGCGCAGCGCGGGCCGCAACGCCGCGCCCGTGCGCGCGAAGCCCTATGCCGATGCGGATGAGTTCTCGCGCGACCTGCATATCCTGATGGATTCGCTCGCCGAGCATCACGGAGCGTCGCTGGCGACCACGCGTCTCGCGCCGCTCATGCGCGCCGTCGACGTGTTCGGCTTCCATCTCGCCTCGATCGATTTGCGCCAGAGCTCGGACATCCACGAAGCCGTGATTACGGAGCTGCTCGCGCGCGCTGGCGTCGAAGCCGACTACGCAGCGCTTTCCGAAGAGGACAAGCAGATCGTGCTGCTCGCGCAGCTCGCCGATCCGCGCACGCTGCGCTCGCCGTACCTCGACTATTCGGACCTCGTGAAAAGCGAGCTGGGCGTGCTGGAAATGGCGCGCGTGACGCGCGAGAAATTCGGCGCGCGCGCGGTGCGCAACTACATCATCTCGCACACCGAAACGGTTTCCGACCTGCTCGAAGTGATGTTGCTGCAGAAGGAAACCGGCCTCATGAGCGGTCGCCTCGGCTACGCGGAAGACCCCGCGAAGGCCGCGCTGATGGTGATCCCGCTCTTCGAGACGATTCCCGACTTGCGCCACGCGCCGGGCATCATGCGCGACCTGCTCGCGCTGCCGGGCATCGACGGCATCGTTGAGCACCAGGGCAACGAGCAGGAAATCATGCTCGGCTACTCGGACAGCAACAAGGACGGCGGCTTCCTGACTTCGAACTGGGAGCTTTATCGCGCGGAGCTGGCGCTCGTCGCGCTGTACAAGCAGCGCGGCATCACGCTGCGTCTGTTCCACGGCCGCGGCGGCACGGTGGGCCGCGGAGGCGGCCCGACCTACAACGCGATCCTCTCGCAGCCGCCGGGCACGGTGGAAGGCCAGATCCGCCTCACGGAACAGGGCGAAGTCATCGCGAGCAAGTTCGGCAATCCGGAGATCGGCCGCCGCAACCTCGAAACGGTGATCGCCGCGACGCTCGAAGCCACGCTGCTGCCGATGGGCGGCGCGAGCAGCGCGCCCGATCAGCTGCCCGCATTCGAAGAGACGATGCAATCGCTCTCCGACGCCGCGATGGCCGCATACCGCTCGCTCGTGTACGAGACGCCCGGCTTCACCGACTACTTCTTCGCCTCGACGCCGATCACGGAAATCGCGGAGCTGAACATTGGCAGCCGACCGGCATCGCGCAAGCTGCAGGACCCGAAGAACCGCAAGATCGACGACCTGCGCGCCATTCCGTGGGGCTTCTCGTGGGGCCAGTGCCGCTTGCTGCTCACGGGCTGGTACGGCTTTGGCAGCGCGGTGGCCTCGTATCTCGATGATGCGGGCAGCGACGCCGAGCGTGCGCGCCGTCTTGCGATGTTCAAGAAGATGTACAAGACGTGGCCGTTCTTCTCGAACCTGCTCTCGAACATGGACATGACGCTCGCGAAGACCGACCTCGCGGTGGCCTCGCGCTACGCGCAGCTCGTGGCGGACAAGAAGCTGCGCAAGCTCGTGTTCGAGCGCATCGTGGCCGAATGGGAGCGCACGACGAAGGTGCTCGCCGAGATCACGGGTGCTGCCGAACGGCTCGCCGATAACCCGCTGCTCGCGCGCTCGATCAAGAATCGCTTCCCGTATCTCGATCCTTTGAATCACTTGCAGGTGGAACTGATCAAGCGTTATCGCGCCGGTGACCCGAGCCCGCGCGT